ATTTCCTAAACCATGGGTAAGCCATGGAATAGAAAATAAGCTTAACGAATTACTTATACCACAACTACAGGGTATTACAATTAGGAATTAGAGTATACAATTATGTGTGTTATACATCTTCTGTGGTCCACAAAGCACATGTAATAAAGAaatatttatttacttatttaaatATTAATTGGGCGAACCATGGGCAAGAAGTACTATCCATGCTCCAACCCATGCATAAGAAGTACTATCCATACTCTGACCCATGACTAACCAGGTTACCCATGATTTTGCCTTTCGATAAAACATCGTACACATGCCTGGATATTCAAACCCATGGATAAAATTGACATCCTAGTTAACATGCCACAATCCAAAGAGAAATAAACAAGCTCTTCGTAGACACcttcaaaaaagaaaaatgaagcaTGTAGACATTATCATCACCGGCGTAAAACCTCATCGAAGACTGTAAGCATTGGGAAAAAGCCGACCACATCAAAAGCCACAATGACAAACCTAGAAACGGCTAATCAAGGTCTAGTGAAGAGGAGACACCTTCAGGTGCTCCAAAGGAAGAGGGTGCCACCACCATCATCGTCGGTACCAATCGATCCCCATCGAAAAACAAGGTTTTTGCCTAGATACCTAAGCCTTCCACCTACCCAAGCCCCGAGGGCCAAGCCACTGCGAATTGAAAGTGAGACATTTCCTGCATCGCACTAAGAGTAGCAGACCATGGCCGCCAAATTTGAGTCTTTGATCGAGCCACGATGACATCTTGGAGGCAAGTCCACACATAGGCACAACACCACCACAACTAAATTCTACAGCCATCACAAATGCCTGAGCACCCATGCCACCACTAGGACCGTCCCCATCCACCCTCGGCCCGCCACACCACTTTTTGCTTCCGCTCCGTTGCCGGATACCGTGGCGACCTAGCTCCATCGATGGAGCGAATAGATCGGGTTGGGCCCCGGGCCAGTGCACAAGTGACCATCTCCACAACTGAGCCACCCTGAGGCAGCACAGACCACGCCCACTGCACACCACAAAACATACATGACAGCTATCAGAAAACTATCCTAAACCGAAAAGATAAACCGAGTctagctgccccccccccccccaactcgtTTTTTTAGGAAAACTGACAcgctaagagcaactctagtagccccccccccccccccccccccttttttttcttttttaaggAAAACCGACACgcttagagcaactctagtagagttgccataatagtagccttgcatatggCGCGTTCCATATGCATTGTGCAGGCCGTCGAGGCAAAGTGCAAAGTCAGAATCGCCATATTGGCTGCCTCAAGAAATCCATGTGGGACTTGTTCATCAATGGCTAGAAGATATCTTCATTCCCCACACCAATGAAAGTTTTTCTTTCAACAACGATTTGATCTAAGATTTCAACATGGATTTCAAGAAGGATTACAACTAGGATTTGAACAATTCTCTACTAATTGAAGTACGGGCTCTTCTTCTTGGAAGTGATCTCTGTAGGCGGGGGAAGCTTCGGTTGCCCCAATCTCTTTTTCTATTTTATATCTTTTTACAGTCTTAGGTGTACCTCTTCTTCTGCGGTATATACTTCTCTAGTTGTATTTTGTACTGCATTGCGTTCTTTATGTATGCGAAGGCAACCAAAAACCAGACCCAGAACAAATAACTAAAAGCCAGACCAAAAACcaataacaaaaaacatacaagcAGTATAAACATGATTACAGGTCCGCCATAGGCACTGGTAAACCCTTCAAACCAGAGTGAGAACGAACAAGATTAATATATTTCTCTGAAGCATTCATGAACAGAATATATACGTCATCTTACTAGCACAAGGCATTTCTGACTGCAACTAACAGTAGATCCCTATTAAACTGCAATAATATACACTCCTGGCATCATCAGTAGCACACACGCCTCAAGACAATCCTTGCTAGTTGGTCAGATTAAAGGTCACCGGCTCTACCCAGGCAGCTTCCTATTGCTCATTCAAATCCGCTTCACAATGGTGACCGCCGCTGAACGCCTCATGGAGAGCTTATTCTATTGTAACAGGTCTAACTGGACTTCAATGGTGAACCTGTAAGGGCAATCAGCACCCTGGCAGCGACTGAGCCGATGTTGCAGCAGATAAGCTCACATCAGAATCAGGGCAATGCTGCAGGTAGGCCTGACGGAGCGACTGGGTCGATGCTGAAGCTGATAGACTCGTTGCCGAGTCGCCACCATCCTGCAGCAGGATCTGTTGTGGCGACTGGGGCACCATGGTAAATAAGCTTGGCCCTGACTCTGTGCGATGCCTCAGGTAAGGGTACTGCTGCCCTGAAGAGCCAGGATAATAACTTGGAGACCCGTTCTCAGAACGGGGGATGTGGGGTGAACCTATAAACTGTCCAGAGAATCTGTAGCCGAAAGGGGAGACATGTGGTGATGTGTATCCGATGCTGATCGGCGGAGAAAAATGCCCTCCACCCAGGGAGTGCGCGGATGCAAGGTGCGGAGTGTTAGACCATGGCGATGACATGTTTGCAAGGTCTACACTGCTCCTACTTGTACTGATAGCAGGTGAGTTGGAAAAACATCTGCATGGGTTACGGGTGTGGAGGATACTGGAATTGGAGTTAGTGCGGGACATGGACTGCCATGAAGGATGCCGGCTTATTGTCCTTGGAGGAGATGCTGCTACCATTGAACGAAAAGAAGACAAAGCTGTCAATTCAGCTGGTAAGGGAATAGCAGAAGAAAGCAAAGGGGTAGACTCTGATGGAGGGAGATTTGACATTCCAGCATTTGCATCTCGCTTGCATACAGGGCAGAATGTCCTCCATGATGTGAGCCACAGGTCCACGCAAGCAGCATGGAACTCTGTAAGATGAAACAGCCAAGTATCAGTGCACTGGTTGAAAAAAAAAAAGCTTCACATAACAGAGGGTTCGGTAGCACTGCAATACTTAATTTTCAGATCTATAGTGTAGAATTCGTAGTGTAGATTTATCTACATTAAGCGACCAGGAAACAAATGAAATCTAGCAAGACCATATTCAATTGAGTTTGTATCAAACATACAAAGGGATATTACGTGGAGTTATTGTGATTATGATGTAAGTTTTGATCAATGACACCATTCTCTTGCTACTATTCTGGTAGTAATGCAGCAAGTATATTCTAATTCCAAACTTCAAATCAGCAATGACTAGTAGACAGATTAATCTGGTTGTACATAAATTGCACAGGCATCGAGATCTCAGACCATCAGATCCTATTATGCAATAACTAGAAAATAATTGTGATATTTAAATGTGAGAAGAACATACTGTGACGACAAGGCAGCACCCTTATCTTTTCACCAACACTGTAGTCTTCCAAGCAAATGGCGCATGTTGACGAAGTACAATTGTCTTCCTGGACTTTTGTAAAAATAAGACTCGGCATTGCCTTGACTAACTGACTGCTCATTCCATGAAATTCTCGTGCTGCAGGTATTCGAGCCCTGTCCCTTCTCATCTGGTGTCTTCTCACAAAGAAACAAGTGGCCAGAACAGCAGACATAGCAAGCAGTGCTGTGAAAGATATTGCCATGATTGACAAAGCTGAGTTATCACGCGTTGATATTATCCACACCTGAGCATCACTTTGACCTGAATATAGTTTCAACACCTCTCCTGACGTCTTAGAGATGAAGACCGCATATATGTCGATACCGGATGAGCTTCCAGCCACTGTTAACACTTCCTAGTTAAATACTGTTGAAAATATGTGCACAGAATAGATAATATTGGAGaaaacaaaaggctattgaaaaaaaCACATGTCAATTGTCATAACATTTTTATGCCAGATCAAGTTTACAATTGATTTCTGCTTCTTTTTTTCTTAGCGAGGTGTAGTCTGAAAAAGGTCACAGGTGCGTCTAACCATTTAAATTTCATGATACAGGATCAGATATTTGTATACCTACTTGTTATTCCTCTGACCTCTCTAATGTTTAGCTACCAAAGCATCATGAATCACCCATCTTATATGCGGTGATCATGAGCGACACGTTATTAAAGATATACAGACTAAAAGAAAAACAAATAATGTCAGGACCAAAAGGAGAAGTCAAGGAACATTACTTGAAACAAGGACACCGTGGTCTTTGTTATCATATACTATCACAGCCTTGAATCCGGCATCCTGAGCATTTCTGACTTTATCATCAAATTGGCAGCCGCCTCTTAAAATCAACGCAAATGGTGATGCAGGCCCTTCGACTGCTTTCTTTGTCAGAGGACTGCAAGCATCAAGAGGTTCGACGGTGTAAATTACACCGTTTAAACCTGAACCTTTCACTTCTGGAGCTGCAAAATGTTGAAATACCAATAAGTTCTTCTTTAACTTAGCTTTGCACATTATAAAGCATGTGGAAATTGTCATACAAGAGGTAATAACATTATAAAGCATGTGCAAATTGCCATACAAGAGGTAATAAAAGCAGCACTGCCAAATACTAGTCTAACTACCAGGACGCACGACAAGCAATCAGTCCATTCATCAGTGATGACTCGAATTATGGATTCAGGATAATAAAAACAAATGCACAGTAACAACGAAACGAAATAGTAGTGAGTTGATAATTGATTGGTACTGAAACAGAGGGGAATTGGTTAATTTATTATAGCACTCACTAAATGTTGCCTCGACATCACTGAAAGACAAGGTTGTGTTATTCGCCATCAGCACCACACTGCAAGCTCCCGGCTGAGCCATGAGACAAACCACTGCACATAACCAGAGGGAAAATGATCTCCCTCCTCTTCTTGCACGGTTCATCTTGTCAGACCTCCTTTCCTTTGGTGCCAACCAAGAGAAGAGCAAACACCGACCCGCCAAATGAGAACTCAAAACCTGTGAGACAACACTCTCTCGCTCCAAAGCACCGATCCTCTACTAGCCCTGCAATTGCATTCCAAAAAATGAGCCATCAAACTAATAACCAGTAACTATACCTATCTTTTATAGCATTCATTCAAATGTAGCACACAAAGGAGAAACCTCTAAAATTTATTTATTAGACAAAAGAAGATGTTTTCATGGGAGGACGCAACCTGCCCCAAAACCTCGGTAGACTCCAAAATTATGCGGAGAAGAACAGAATCCTATCAATCCGTGGGTGTGAAATCAGCACCCAATAACTTAGAGAGAAAAGCAATTCGGCCAAAGGATGGCACTTTTAGCTGGAATTCAGCTGAAAAGAAACTAATAGCGGTGGCATCTCGCGACTCGGCTACAAAAACTTGGCCAAATTTAGCCTGGCTTTCGAATCTAATCTTTAAAAAGGAGGGATTTTTCACCTGGAAACAGAGAAGACGAAGGGGGCGAGAATCGGCGGTGTTACTGGGCGCGCGGCTGTGAGGAGACCAGAAGGATGGAGACGTCGGCTGCCATGGGAGGGGCGGGACGGGGGGAACCGGCCGTGGGATTACGCATAGGTGGCGAGATTGACGGCGAATTCAGTGGGGGGGAGACAGGCGGAGGGAGGGGCAGAGGAGAAGTCGAGATTGGGAATTGAAATCGCAGGTTTGGTGCCCCGCTCGATCCGATTTTTCAGTGTGTAATGTTTTCCGCCCATCCATCTCTATCCGTGGGGATTTTTAACTTTTTTACCATGGCTGTCGGCATCCTCGTCCTGGATCCAgaaccagcggcggcggcggtgcctcTAGGGATTAATCTGTGTGCCGCTCCAGCTAGCTAGATGTCTGTCACTGGTGGCCCTGCAAGAATCTTGTTGCACTTCTCCTCTTCTGGTTTCGTCCAATGGGTTTTTCTTCCTTTGCCTCACGTCGGCTTCGTGGTATGTTTATGACGCTGATGATTTTTGCGGCTCTGAATTGATCACAAGCGTTGTCGAACGAAACCACCGACGCGGTATTATCTATCGTCTCATCCGGAACATTCAGGCCAGCGGCGAGCTGATGGGAGGTGTGGGAGGAAATTCAGACACGTGTGGGCATCTGATCATCCACAACCGGACCCATTTCTACCTAAACGTTCGGGCGGACAGTCCGGAGACTGCCGACATCGTCTGGACAAGAAAACATCATTCAACGAAACTATAAAGTCAGCTCATACGTCAACCGAAACCCTAAAGTCAGACCATATGTCTGGCCTGTCCAGCATCCTCAAACGCGGTTCATATGTGAGGTGGATTTGTGACCGTCATAGAAGTTATCATCATGCCGTACCCGATAGGCTAGACATACTTCAAGTTCCTCCAAAATGATAAGGCCCATCAAATCCACTGCCCTCCCGTGTTCGTCCTTCCTTTCCAACCTTCGAGTTGTTACCCTCTTTCACCCTTGCTCCGCGTTTTCACCCCCGTGCCAAATGTCGACGACTAACACCACCGCCATGGACGATGGCTCGACGGAGTTCGTGGGGGCCCCAATCCTCGTGAGAAAGGCGGAGACCATTGCCCGAAGGGAGCAAAGCATCCGCATAGTAGCAGTGAAGGGAGTTGCGTTGAAGGAGGCCATAGACCTCGGCTTTGCTGCATATGTCATCTGCCTCGCCGGCGAGAAGGTACCTACACTCGTTCATGATTGTACCCGACATCGTTTCGGCCACATAATGGTTGGGCATGTCTGATGTCCGAACACGGACGAAAGAGGCCAGGAGGACGACGTCGAGGACACGACTTACGAGTCACCACAACTCCAACGGTCACGGAGAATGTCAGGAATCGCCAACACTGGACATGCCCTCGTCATGTTTGATGAAATTTCGGACCTAGATACACATTTTTTTCATGTGCATTTTTAGATCAATTTTAGGATGGTTGTTTCCAAGGTAGTCAGGGTTAGGATTCGGAGTCGGGCCGTTTTTCCTTAGACAAAATCGATTCGTAGTATCAAGTTGTGGAACTGAGGAGTCTACTAGAAATACTCAAATAGTAAAATATTTTATACCTACACCAAAAATTTATATGTATTCTATAGATTCTTAACACCGAATGTAGAGCAAAAACCGTACACATCAATGGTAGTTGTATTCCACTTCTTTTCATGGCTAACCTACTATCTAGCTTGCATGTATGTAACACACATGAGAGGAAATATATAGAAAATTTAAATCTTCAATGCATGAAATTTACTTAAAAGGTTTTTTTTAGAGTTTATGAATAGCCGATCACTTGTATAGCTAACCCGCAGTACTTAAACTTCAAGAGTCTTGCTTTTCTTCTACAATCAACCTTGGCGTCACGTCAATTCTTAGTTTCGGTCTATTTGGgcttgggaggggaataaaggGCCATGAGGCATGTGAAAAATGGTTTGGATCATGGCATACTATTctgctagaatttaaaaatgacTTAGATAAATTAGTAGCATCGGACATAGTCCATAGCATAATTGGGATTCTGCAATTTTGTACGGGATTctatgatttggatcacgactcaACATAGATTCTACCTGATCCAGATTC
The sequence above is drawn from the Triticum aestivum cultivar Chinese Spring chromosome 7A, IWGSC CS RefSeq v2.1, whole genome shotgun sequence genome and encodes:
- the LOC123147664 gene encoding receptor homology region, transmembrane domain- and RING domain-containing protein 2; the protein is MNRARRGGRSFSLWLCAVVCLMAQPGACSVVLMANNTTLSFSDVEATFTPEVKGSGLNGVIYTVEPLDACSPLTKKAVEGPASPFALILRGGCQFDDKVRNAQDAGFKAVIVYDNKDHGVLVSMAGSSSGIDIYAVFISKTSGEVLKLYSGQSDAQVWIISTRDNSALSIMAISFTALLAMSAVLATCFFVRRHQMRRDRARIPAAREFHGMSSQLVKAMPSLIFTKVQEDNCTSSTCAICLEDYSVGEKIRVLPCRHKFHAACVDLWLTSWRTFCPVCKRDANAGMSNLPPSESTPLLSSAIPLPAELTALSSFRSMVAASPPRTISRHPSWQSMSRTNSNSSILHTRNPCRCFSNSPAISTSRSSVDLANMSSPWSNTPHLASAHSLGGGHFSPPISIGYTSPHVSPFGYRFSGQFIGSPHIPRSENGSPSYYPGSSGQQYPYLRHRTESGPSLFTMVPQSPQQILLQDGGDSATSLSASASTQSLRQAYLQHCPDSDVSLSAATSAQSLPGC